Proteins encoded in a region of the Isosphaeraceae bacterium EP7 genome:
- a CDS encoding tetratricopeptide repeat protein has translation MPSSKTDQTTHAETARPKRPRLRRPIGFAVGALVVVAVALVLLRPRIAEVFAIRRDASLARALVSEGRYNDARSPLVRWLKARPESPEALALLARSMLGVGLVDQAIPVRRRAEAVGYSFAPVEREWALNLVKAGRASLAEPTLKALVAEGSPPDPAVDEALARYYMGTSQDREALKVLARWRVDDPAAALPYLWDAVLGQRADKGPEVLINDYEQALKRDPSLDEARVGLAIQLLDQHQTAEARDLLVAYLGRKPDDAAARASLGKALAELGDEPGAIRELDRAMALDPRNIEAPMTRAKLELRSGRLQSALDYVDRAIAIDPGESDPRFTRSMILGRLGRTAEALAERKVTDRLRADDLEIRALRRALAHAPRDVGLRLKIAQWLLDHDHPDEAKSWAEQVAKDVPASPQANRLLALYHTRKGNPGLARYYALKAGDDSLPAQK, from the coding sequence ATGCCGTCATCGAAGACTGACCAAACGACCCATGCCGAGACGGCCAGGCCGAAGCGTCCGCGCCTGAGGCGGCCGATCGGTTTCGCCGTCGGTGCCTTGGTGGTGGTTGCGGTCGCCCTGGTCCTGCTTCGCCCGCGGATCGCGGAAGTATTCGCCATCCGCCGCGACGCCTCGCTGGCACGCGCCCTGGTGTCCGAGGGACGCTACAACGATGCAAGGTCGCCACTCGTCCGCTGGTTGAAGGCACGGCCCGAGTCGCCCGAGGCCCTGGCCCTGCTGGCCCGGAGCATGCTCGGGGTCGGCCTGGTCGATCAGGCGATCCCCGTCCGCAGGCGGGCCGAGGCCGTGGGGTACTCCTTCGCCCCGGTCGAGCGAGAATGGGCCCTGAATCTCGTCAAGGCCGGCCGGGCCTCCCTGGCCGAGCCCACGCTGAAAGCCCTGGTCGCGGAGGGCTCGCCCCCCGACCCCGCCGTCGACGAGGCCCTGGCACGCTACTACATGGGGACTTCGCAAGATCGCGAAGCCCTCAAGGTCCTGGCCCGCTGGCGCGTCGACGACCCGGCCGCCGCGCTTCCGTATCTGTGGGACGCCGTCCTCGGCCAGCGGGCCGACAAGGGCCCCGAGGTTCTCATCAACGATTACGAGCAGGCCTTGAAGCGAGACCCCTCGCTCGACGAGGCACGCGTGGGCCTGGCCATTCAACTCCTGGACCAGCACCAGACCGCCGAGGCCAGGGACCTTCTTGTGGCCTATCTCGGCCGCAAGCCCGACGATGCCGCGGCACGGGCCAGCCTGGGGAAAGCCCTGGCCGAGCTGGGCGACGAGCCCGGCGCCATCCGCGAGCTTGACCGCGCCATGGCCCTCGACCCTCGCAACATCGAGGCGCCCATGACCCGCGCCAAGCTCGAGCTCCGCAGCGGCAGGCTCCAGTCCGCCCTCGACTACGTCGACCGGGCCATCGCCATCGATCCCGGCGAGTCCGACCCGCGCTTCACTCGGAGCATGATCCTCGGGCGCCTCGGTCGCACCGCCGAGGCCCTGGCCGAGCGCAAGGTCACCGACCGGCTCCGCGCCGACGACCTCGAAATCCGCGCCCTCCGTCGCGCCCTGGCGCACGCCCCGCGCGATGTTGGCCTGCGCCTGAAGATCGCCCAGTGGCTGCTCGACCACGACCACCCCGACGAGGCCAAGTCCTGGGCCGAGCAGGTCGCCAAGG
- a CDS encoding AarF/UbiB family protein produces the protein MIRETVGHLRDLPRYSQILATLVRYGYHDVVVALRLERLIGPIERVAMGEGVPPPERAIRLRMVCEDLGPTFVKLGQVLSTRADLLPEAYTTELARLRDDVRPFPFAEAEAILAEEYGKPLAEVFAAVDPEPIASASVSQVYRATTFDGRTLALKVRRPNIDKIIQADLDILRNLAALADRHLAFMAPYAPIELAREFERSLRRELDFTVERRTMERCRQQFEGDSTAHIPETYAEYSTGRVLAMEFIEGVSPADAEALARLGLDPAKVACTGARILLEMIFRHGFFHADPHPGNLRVLPGGVIAPLDFGMFGHLDSPTRERIADVLHALMTQDVDRLIRALDGLDIRPESTDTRALHRELAELVSAYSDLTLDAIDLSHLLHDLFALVRVHRLKIPPDLVLLIRSLVTIEGVGRRLDPHFDIGAQLLPLLRHLILRRFSPWRLLTRSIRTAEDFQRIATLLPEVLGQSLESIRRGELTVKFDLQHFEDLVRQLIRAGNVLAASVVIAGLIIGSALVLRAGVGPAMVSYTGYGVAFLLGLWLIWYMFRK, from the coding sequence GTGATTCGAGAGACCGTCGGCCACTTGCGCGACCTGCCGCGCTACAGCCAGATCCTGGCCACGCTGGTCCGCTACGGCTACCACGACGTCGTCGTGGCCTTGCGCCTGGAACGACTCATCGGGCCCATCGAACGCGTGGCCATGGGCGAGGGGGTCCCGCCCCCGGAGCGGGCCATCCGCTTGCGCATGGTCTGCGAGGACCTGGGGCCTACCTTCGTCAAGCTCGGGCAGGTCCTCAGCACCCGCGCCGACCTGCTCCCGGAGGCCTACACTACCGAGCTGGCCCGGCTGCGCGACGATGTCCGCCCCTTCCCCTTCGCCGAGGCCGAGGCCATCTTGGCCGAAGAATACGGCAAGCCATTGGCCGAGGTCTTCGCCGCCGTCGATCCCGAGCCGATCGCCTCGGCGTCGGTCTCGCAGGTCTACCGGGCCACCACGTTCGACGGCCGGACCCTGGCCCTGAAAGTCCGCCGCCCCAACATCGACAAGATCATCCAGGCCGACCTGGACATCCTCAGGAATCTCGCCGCGCTGGCCGACCGGCACCTCGCCTTCATGGCCCCCTACGCGCCCATCGAGCTGGCACGCGAGTTCGAGCGTTCGCTGCGCCGCGAACTCGACTTCACCGTCGAACGCCGGACGATGGAGCGCTGCCGCCAGCAGTTCGAGGGTGACTCCACGGCCCACATTCCTGAGACGTATGCCGAGTACTCCACGGGCCGAGTGCTGGCGATGGAGTTCATCGAGGGGGTCTCGCCCGCCGACGCCGAGGCCCTGGCACGCCTTGGCCTCGACCCCGCCAAGGTGGCCTGCACCGGTGCCCGGATCCTGCTGGAGATGATCTTCCGCCACGGCTTTTTCCATGCCGACCCGCACCCGGGGAACCTCAGGGTCCTCCCCGGCGGCGTGATCGCGCCGCTGGACTTCGGGATGTTCGGCCACCTCGACTCGCCGACGCGCGAGCGGATCGCCGACGTACTGCACGCCCTGATGACCCAGGATGTCGATCGCCTGATCCGGGCCCTGGACGGCCTCGACATCCGCCCAGAATCGACCGACACGCGGGCCCTGCACCGCGAGCTGGCCGAGCTGGTCTCGGCCTACAGCGACCTGACGCTGGACGCGATCGACCTGTCCCACCTGCTTCACGACCTCTTCGCCTTGGTCCGAGTCCACCGCCTGAAGATCCCGCCCGACCTGGTCCTGCTCATCCGCTCGCTGGTCACCATCGAAGGCGTAGGCCGCAGGCTAGATCCCCATTTCGATATCGGCGCCCAGCTTTTGCCGCTGCTGCGTCACCTTATTCTCAGGCGATTCAGCCCCTGGAGGCTGCTCACCCGGTCGATCCGCACGGCCGAAGACTTCCAGCGCATCGCCACCCTGCTCCCCGAAGTCCTCGGCCAGTCGCTGGAATCGATCCGCCGCGGCGAGCTGACCGTCAAGTTCGACCTCCAGCACTTCGAGGACCTGGTCCGCCAGCTCATCCGGGCCGGCAACGTCCTGGCGGCCTCCGTCGTCATCGCCGGGCTCATCATCGGCTCGGCTTTGGTGCTTCGCGCCGGGGTCGGGCCCGCCATGGTCAGCTACACGGGCTACGGCGTCGCCTTCCTCCTGGGTCTCTGGCTCATCTGGTATATGTTCCGCAAATAG